DNA from Numida meleagris isolate 19003 breed g44 Domestic line chromosome 24, NumMel1.0, whole genome shotgun sequence:
NNNNNNNNNNNNNNNNNNNNNNNNNNNNNNNNNNNNNNNNNNNNNNNNNNNNNNNNNNNNNNNNNNNNNNNNNNNNNNNNNNNNNNNNNNNNNNNNNNNNNNNNNNNNNNNNNNNNNNNNNNNNNNNNNNNNNNNNNNNNNNNNNNNNNNNNNNNNNNNNNNNNNNNNNNNNNNNNNNNNNNNNNNNNNNNNNNNNNNNNNNNNNNNNNNNNNNNNNNNNNNNNNNNNNNNNNNNNNNNNNNNNNNNNNNNNNNNNNNNNNNNNNNNNNNNNNNNNNNNNNNNNNNNNNTGGGGTCCTGGTCCATCCGCTCCAGTGTCGGGCTGCAGCTCCGTGGGGTCCTGGTCCCTCCGCTCcggtgtggggctgctgctccatgGGCTCCTGGTCCATCTGCTCTGGGATCCTTTGGGATCTGGGGACAAGAACGGCGgcggtgctggagctggagcagggcagggcgATCAGCACCCCATGGCGCACAGCGCAGCGCGACACAGCACGGTCCCTGCGTGGCCACGGCTCAGGGGCCCCCCTGCTGCTCCTTACCTGCCCGGCTCGGGGGTCTCTGCGGTGGCTCTGGCACCGCCGGCTGCAGTTTATAACCGCGCTCAGCCGCACTCGGTGGGGGGACGCAGCCGCCAGCGCCCCGGCCCCACACGTGGCCTCGTTCCCATTAATTACCCATCGACGTCCCCCTGCCCCCTCCGCCCCGGCCGCTCGATATGGGTCGATGGCCCCGCGCCGCTGCTCCTGCCCCTGGTCACACTCCGCCGTCATTAGCGGGGACGTCGATATGGGGGGGCCGGCCGCGGCCCGGTGCGCTCCCCGTGTCGGGGGCCGCGTGTGACCCTGCCCAAGGACGAGCTGTGTCCCGCGTCCCCCCGCACCACCCCGTGCTCGTCCCCATCCCCGGGTTTTGGGGGACCCGTGGGGCCCGAGGCGGTGACCGCCCGCATCCCCTGCGCTGTCCCAGGTGCGGATGTGCCCCACCGCCCTGGTGGCAGCCGGGTGACAAAGGAAGGGCCCACATTTGGGATGGACATCGGGGCACGGCCGTCCCCACCCATTGGTGAAGGCTCACGCCGTGTCGGTGCCACGCGTGCGATGGGCCTCGGAAATGGTGTTGGGGGGACCCAAAGCCACCCAGCGGGGTGGGATGCGGGGACAGGGACACAACCCAGGGGGTGGCAGAGGGACAGCGGGGACAcacggggagggggggggcggCCCTGGGGACGGCGGGGACGCACGTGGCAGCAGCGCCGGGACGCGGGGTGACGTGATGCGAGGTGACAGCCGCTCTAATGAAGGGCTGCCGGCGGGGGGTGCCGGCCCCACGGCCCCCGGCCCTGTCAATACGCTGAGCCGGGCGGCGCTGATGGGCCCCGGGGCCGGGAGACACCAAGGTCGGGCGCGGGCAGGGGCCGAGGCAGCGGTGGGACCACGGGCGTCTCACGCAGCCCGTCCCAGCGCTGGGGGCACCGGGCGCCGCACCGGGACGTGGATGCGCAGCGCGAGGGCTGCGGTGCCGCGGCCACGCGTGGGGCGGCCGTGCTGCCATCTCCTGGCGCAGCCGTGGCCCGGAGCGGGTGTGCGAAACGCAGCGCTCACGAGGACGCAGCGCTCACGGGGACGCGTCCTGGGGATGGGGCCGGGCTGCCCCCGCCTGCCCCTCCGGCGCACGGCCACGCAGCGCCCGGTGCACGCAGCCCCGTCTGCTTCAGCCGCTTTATTCCCGGCCGAGCGCCGCACGGAGCCCGCGGAGCCCGCTCCCCGCGCGTCACAGCCGCTCCACGTGGAAGGCCTTGCCGCGCTGCCGCAGCTCCCGCTGGTGCTGCCGGTGCTCGTCCTGCAGCAGCCGGCACAGGGCGGCCCGGCGGAGCTGCGGGGCCGGCAATGAGCAAAGGAGGACGCGCTCTCCCCAAAGGAGGGGGCCCCGAGCGCTCGGGGGCCGGGGGGCACCCACCGATATCAGCTCCTTGCTGGCGAGGCGCAGCTCCGCCGCCAGGCTCCAGCGCAGCGCCCCGAGGGACACGGCCCAGATCCGCTCCTGCCGCCCCGGGTTCTCCCCGGGCGACACCTCCCACCTGCGGGGACACGGGGTGACGTAACGACACGGGGAGCCCACCTTAACCCCCCGGGACCCCTTCGCCCCCCAGGACCCCCCTTTGCCGCTCTACCTCCGCAGCAACTCCTCATAGGCGCGCTCCTTCGCTAGGATCTGCAACCAAAGCCGTGAGTTTGGGGGGGGCTCAGCCTCACGGGGCAGCGGCTGCaccctcctccctgccccacctgctcccagcacacgGACGGGGCCCGGCTGCTCCCTGCCATCATGGCCAGCACCGCAGAGTCCAGCACCGCACGGAGCCCAGCACCGCACGGAGCCCACCAACGTTCCGTCACCGGGGCAGCGCCGCGCTGACAGCCCCATGGCAACCGTGGCAGACCCGGCAGCAGGCACccagctggggggggggggaactcGTTTTATTAAACAGCGATTAAAAAGAGCGCAGAGGCCCACAGCAGGGGCACGcttcccccccacacacacgGCGCGGTGACGGCGAGCCGCCGGCGTACGGGGCGCCGGTGAGAGCGGGGGAAGCCCTCCCGCCTTGGCAGCACAGAGAGATGCTCCCCACGGGGCCGTGCCTGCCCGGGACGTCTCCGAACGCCGAGTGCAGAACAAACCGCAGCCCAACGCGGCTCCTCAGCGCGGCACGAGGCTGCCAAACTATTTACACGCCGTCCCGGCGCCCGGCTgagagcggcggcggcggcacaGGGAAAGGAGAGCGTTCGCCCTTCGGGAAGAACAAACGAGCGGCTCCGGAGCCCGGGATCCACACGGACAGGACGGACAGACAGCATCAGCCCCTGCTGGCCGCCACGGGAAagagaggcagagcagagagccGCCCGGGGTCGATGTCTTTTATAAATAAGCTACAGCTAACTGAAGTTTATTCACAGGGCCAGGGCTGCCAGCCTCGAGCAGCATCCCAGGCAGCCGAGAGCGGGTGGGCACAGCGCCACGAGAGGCTCCTGGCGAGGGAGGGCTCCGCCGGCCGAGCTACGATGCCCCGTGTCCTGCGAGAGGGACAGCGAGAGAGAGCGCGGCCGCTTGGTCCCAGCACGCGGCCCTGAGGCCAAATCCCCCCCGGGTTTGCTCCGCTGGCCGAAGGTCCCCGCTCACAGCGTGCTCTCCAGCGTGTTGTAGTTGTCCTTGAAGCTCTTCAGCTCCAGGAAGTGTTTGGCACGTTTGCTCTTCTGGCTGGAAGGCAGGTAGGTGACCTGGATGGTGGCGGGGTTGGACACTTCGGGGGACAGAGTGAGGTCCTTGGCCGCCGACTGGTGCTGCCTCTGGCTGCTGCCTCCCCGCGCCTTGGTCCTGCAGGGAGAGGCGCGATCAGCACGGGGGGGGAGGACGCGGCCTCACCCCGAGGAGCTGCTCGGCCGCGGGGTTTGCCCCACGCGGGGCAGATCTGCCCTCAGGACAGCAGCTCTCACGTTTTGAAAACCGAGGATGCGTTCCTCCGTGCCAGGCCCAGAGCCCACCCCGAGCCCCTGGCGCAAAGGTGCAAGCAGGGATGTGACCCAGTGGCCAGCCCCGAACATGGAAAGGATAAGGAAACCCGGAAGGACAGACGGATGTGAGCTCCTCACACCCTGGGCTGTTGTTATGCCTCTGTTCACCCCTCCAGGATGAGTTGCTGAGGCCCAAGCAGTCAACGCTGCACCCCAGCAGTAAGACTTACATGTTTGCCAGCTCGTTCAGAGCATCCTGGTACTTGAGATATTCCGGTTTCCCAAAGACCTTAACGCAAAGGGCAAAGAGGTTGGGAACAGGCCCAGGGCACAGCACAACAGCCCTGCTCCGGGccgcagggcaggggcagccccacTCACCCCGGTGCCGTAGCGGGCGCTCTCGTACCCGTCCAGCAAGGTGTCGATCAAGGCCTTGCGGATGCCTTTGAAGGAGCCGCTGGAGTTCCTCAGTTCCAGCAGATAGGCACAGAAGTTCTTCCCGATTAAAGACTTGGGGTACCGGCCCTCGGCGTGAAACGggatttctggaaaacaaaaggtgCGGCGCAACCGAGTGAAGTTCACAGTTTGTGGCTCCTCAAACCTCCCCCCGCTCCGCCGCCCCCCCAATGACTGAGCGCTTCCAACGTGGGCGGCCAACCCTGGGGGGCTGAACGCCCGCTGCTCCCAAAGCGGAGCCCAACCTCAGCCCCACGCGCCCGTTTCCTCCACGCACGCTCTCCCCCGTCTCTTTCCCTCGCACCGCGCGCTCCCTTACCCGACGTCCGGATCGCATCCAGCGCCTTCATCCTGTACAAGTAGTTGtagcagcctggaaaagagaaaagccaaaCTGAGGGCTGCGCAAAATTTGGCAGCGGAGGGGAGGAGCGGAGTAC
Protein-coding regions in this window:
- the C24H1orf189 gene encoding uncharacterized protein C1orf189 homolog isoform X2, whose product is MMAGSSRAPSVCWEQILAKERAYEELLRRWEVSPGENPGRQERIWAVSLGALRWSLAAELRLASKELISDEHRQHQRELRQRGKAFHVERL
- the C24H1orf189 gene encoding uncharacterized protein C1orf189 homolog isoform X1, which codes for MMAGSSRAPSVCWEQILAKERAYEELLRRWEVSPGENPGRQERIWAVSLGALRWSLAAELRLASKELISLRRAALCRLLQDEHRQHQRELRQRGKAFHVERL
- the C24H1orf43 gene encoding uncharacterized protein C1orf43 homolog, whose amino-acid sequence is MAGAASNWLSGVNVVLVMAYGSLIFVLLFIFVKRQIMRFAMKSRRGPHVPVGQHAPKDLKEEIDIRLSRVQDIKYEPQLLAEDDSRLLQLETQGCYNYLYRMKALDAIRTSEIPFHAEGRYPKSLIGKNFCAYLLELRNSSGSFKGIRKALIDTLLDGYESARYGTGVFGKPEYLKYQDALNELANMTKARGGSSQRQHQSAAKDLTLSPEVSNPATIQVTYLPSSQKSKRAKHFLELKSFKDNYNTLESTL